One region of Oceanipulchritudo coccoides genomic DNA includes:
- a CDS encoding TonB-dependent siderophore receptor, giving the protein METNSPHYKLLGLFLATVLSTGSAIGQDDAGSNDPVFELSPFEVETSGDKGYYASNAISGSRISVPIQDMPLTIEVVTSEFIEDTGATDLRDSLKYSAGILLQSQNDAYGSTSNVGQINNPEGATGNKSDSSFKIRGFVLENTLRNGFRRQHATDTINIDRIEVVRGPSALLYGVGNFGGVVNYVTKTPLPEFQQNFSIGVGSDSFQRASIDSTGPLFLENLGYRLSMAIEDRESWTDINTEDHFFIAPVLQWRIFDRIKLTLDYEYGKADENGVSFRSVRTPSLEGVNIFQSDRLETFGFLEFSEDKNANQVLDPGEDLNDNGQIDFTRDPRTFRWSGPDTFIDTESQNANFSVEVKILDNLYYNGGLNYSRVNFVTRDVFGGISRGSGADAAQVILDDMQANGRGFLARQVIDGKNSDTVVPVYDGVFQYNWVGSDEQIDWLQHRHELNFSDRIFEGNKWLESEHNILLGYSFESQDYENTAYRSNGATDDFMYKDPTDESYIRFDTIWDGSPSLPYEPLRIDGNTAENVGMYGVYSGRFFDDRLFLVAGIREDTTQSKDGFGEVIGSRQGRQFFEDSEVKKQTSQFGISVEVIEGFTLFALQSEGVEPNFGGERDGNGIALDSTVADATEYGFKFNLFDGRIAGTISKFNIQREGLPFRYWWAPAPVHGQFRPSDDIIYRLDGVNPDIANRDPDTGEIINPYQRATEAEWLAAKAATGSGPKGAVYTQSNDDGTFTYLNASTPEGAAWLDAIFRELQDAFLLPLDDPNKDLDPWLGFLYEGLDDEEVNTASEDRSDQGYYQSISDESDGWEAQIIMSPLENLQIILNYSHVERQVIDPGAFVQTPFVEGNEDRWATWFFPNANWGLGGAPVELVYPGGDGPYLPNTDTSSWTGVGWGKGESLDDTPEDVVSWWAHYTFLEDSLFSGLEIGFGGQWESEREYASAFTSAGQKKQNETGTTIKAVTDARLTLNAMAKYSWVRDSYDAFLQLNVDNFLDDQDQYGYIWAPGISWKINFGVTF; this is encoded by the coding sequence ATGGAAACAAACTCACCCCATTACAAACTGCTCGGCTTGTTCCTGGCCACGGTCCTATCAACGGGATCCGCCATTGGACAGGATGATGCCGGTTCAAATGATCCTGTATTTGAACTTTCACCCTTTGAAGTCGAGACCAGTGGCGACAAGGGTTACTACGCCTCAAATGCCATTTCCGGATCACGTATCAGTGTTCCGATCCAGGACATGCCTTTGACCATCGAGGTGGTCACGTCAGAATTTATCGAGGACACCGGCGCCACTGACCTTCGGGATTCCCTGAAGTACAGTGCGGGTATTCTCCTCCAGTCCCAGAATGATGCCTACGGATCAACCAGCAATGTCGGCCAAATCAACAACCCTGAAGGGGCGACCGGCAACAAGAGCGATTCCTCCTTCAAAATTCGGGGATTTGTTCTGGAGAACACTCTCCGAAACGGTTTTCGGCGGCAACATGCCACCGATACGATTAACATTGACCGTATCGAAGTAGTTCGCGGACCCAGTGCCCTCCTCTACGGGGTCGGGAACTTCGGAGGTGTGGTCAATTATGTCACCAAAACCCCTCTTCCCGAATTCCAGCAGAATTTCAGCATTGGGGTTGGTTCAGATAGTTTCCAGCGTGCATCCATAGACAGCACAGGCCCCCTTTTTCTCGAAAATCTCGGCTATCGCCTGAGTATGGCCATCGAGGATCGTGAAAGCTGGACCGATATCAATACTGAGGATCACTTCTTCATTGCTCCCGTTTTGCAATGGCGGATTTTTGACCGCATCAAGCTGACTCTCGATTATGAGTATGGAAAAGCCGATGAGAACGGTGTCAGCTTCCGCAGTGTTCGGACTCCGTCCCTTGAAGGCGTGAACATCTTCCAGTCTGACCGACTGGAGACCTTTGGCTTCCTGGAATTCTCGGAAGACAAGAACGCCAACCAAGTTCTGGATCCCGGAGAGGACCTGAATGACAATGGTCAGATCGACTTTACGCGCGACCCCCGCACTTTCCGTTGGTCAGGTCCGGATACCTTCATCGATACAGAATCGCAAAACGCGAATTTCTCGGTTGAGGTCAAGATCCTCGACAACCTGTATTACAATGGTGGTCTCAATTACTCCAGGGTGAATTTTGTCACCCGTGACGTCTTTGGCGGTATCTCCAGGGGTAGCGGGGCTGATGCAGCTCAGGTCATTCTTGATGACATGCAGGCCAATGGCCGTGGCTTCCTTGCCCGTCAGGTTATTGATGGTAAAAACAGTGATACGGTTGTGCCTGTTTATGACGGCGTTTTCCAGTACAACTGGGTCGGTTCGGATGAGCAGATCGACTGGCTTCAACATCGTCACGAGCTGAACTTTAGCGACCGCATTTTCGAAGGAAACAAGTGGCTCGAGTCCGAACACAACATCCTTCTCGGCTACTCCTTTGAAAGTCAGGACTACGAGAACACTGCCTACCGGTCTAATGGGGCGACGGATGACTTCATGTACAAGGATCCGACCGACGAAAGCTACATCCGTTTCGACACAATCTGGGACGGATCCCCCAGTCTGCCCTACGAACCCCTGCGTATTGATGGCAATACGGCTGAGAATGTTGGCATGTATGGTGTTTATTCCGGCCGTTTCTTCGATGATCGCCTCTTCCTCGTTGCCGGTATTCGTGAAGATACGACCCAAAGCAAGGATGGATTTGGTGAGGTGATCGGATCACGTCAGGGTCGTCAGTTTTTTGAAGACTCAGAGGTGAAGAAGCAGACCAGTCAGTTTGGTATCAGCGTTGAAGTCATCGAAGGATTCACTCTCTTCGCCCTGCAATCGGAAGGTGTTGAGCCAAACTTTGGTGGTGAGCGTGATGGAAACGGCATTGCTCTGGATTCCACGGTTGCCGATGCCACCGAATACGGTTTCAAGTTCAATCTGTTCGACGGGCGTATTGCCGGTACTATCAGCAAGTTCAATATCCAGCGCGAAGGTCTGCCTTTCCGTTACTGGTGGGCCCCAGCTCCTGTGCATGGTCAGTTCAGACCATCTGATGACATCATTTACCGCTTGGACGGCGTCAACCCGGACATCGCGAACAGGGACCCGGATACCGGGGAAATCATCAATCCTTATCAAAGGGCAACTGAAGCCGAATGGCTTGCTGCGAAAGCAGCGACAGGATCAGGTCCGAAAGGAGCTGTTTATACGCAGTCAAATGATGACGGTACATTCACCTATTTGAATGCCTCGACACCTGAGGGAGCTGCGTGGCTTGATGCCATCTTCCGGGAACTGCAGGACGCTTTTCTGCTTCCCCTGGATGACCCCAACAAGGATCTCGATCCATGGCTTGGATTCCTGTACGAGGGCTTGGACGACGAGGAGGTCAACACTGCAAGTGAGGACCGCTCCGACCAGGGTTATTACCAATCCATTTCCGATGAATCGGATGGTTGGGAAGCTCAAATTATCATGAGCCCGCTCGAGAACCTGCAGATTATCTTAAACTACTCTCATGTTGAACGGCAAGTCATCGATCCAGGTGCTTTTGTACAAACACCATTTGTTGAGGGTAATGAAGACCGCTGGGCGACTTGGTTCTTCCCGAACGCAAACTGGGGACTTGGTGGCGCACCTGTTGAACTGGTCTATCCAGGCGGAGACGGTCCATACCTCCCGAACACCGATACATCCTCTTGGACCGGTGTTGGCTGGGGCAAGGGAGAATCACTCGATGATACTCCTGAGGATGTCGTTTCCTGGTGGGCCCATTACACCTTCCTTGAAGACAGCCTGTTCAGCGGGTTGGAAATCGGTTTTGGTGGCCAGTGGGAAAGCGAGCGCGAATACGCCTCCGCATTTACCTCGGCTGGACAGAAGAAACAGAATGAGACCGGAACCACCATCAAGGCTGTCACCGACGCGCGTCTGACACTCAATGCGATGGCGAAGTATTCATGGGTCCGCGACTCATACGATGCCTTCCTCCAGCTGAATGTGGACAACTTCCTCGATGACCAAGACCAGTATGGTTACATCTGGGCACCCGGGATTTCCTGGAAGATCAACTTCGGAGTCACTTTCTAA
- a CDS encoding family 16 glycosylhydrolase: protein MTKYSALLSIVTVAFAAANLSANAPEGYVLEWSDEFDYVGAPNPEFWTHEVGAGGWGNNEVQVYTDSLDNSRVENGNLVIEVHQVDGGRVPGYTSARLITREKAQWKYGRMEIRAKLPSETGTWPAIWMLGADRLYGNGGWPDNGEIDIMEHVGYEEDPLYLDLVGNPEVPNIHGTAHLGRTSFIRSDGGVGSNGDGDSTYLSDASTEFHTYAINWTEDLIEWEVDGIKYFSLELPTFRVPPPQPLYYYWPFDQRFFMILNVAVGGRWGGNFSTGSFPSSPYGRGIDDNGVWPQRMEVDYVRVYKKDEPPEATPVPGRILATDLDHSDGILIVQSGVPELPHNLVNIDPDDSAEFAITVPQAGAYMVHATVATPNNSRLLSLSVPDSGDSTPAIELPNTGSYDTWQSVELGEINLMEGLNTLTMTTSTGGFTIAAFDVSEGEGSVWKGLNIDAFGNAQTNSWLGQININAAPWIYSYQFEDYIFMPVALEDTFSADNQWIFIPR, encoded by the coding sequence ATGACTAAATATTCCGCCCTACTCTCTATCGTAACAGTCGCATTTGCCGCGGCAAACCTCTCAGCCAACGCCCCAGAAGGCTACGTTCTCGAATGGTCCGACGAATTTGATTATGTTGGAGCTCCAAACCCCGAATTCTGGACTCATGAGGTCGGAGCAGGCGGATGGGGAAACAACGAAGTGCAGGTGTATACCGATTCCCTTGATAATTCTCGTGTAGAGAACGGGAATTTGGTCATTGAGGTGCACCAAGTGGATGGAGGCAGAGTCCCAGGCTATACTTCAGCACGCTTGATCACCCGCGAGAAGGCGCAATGGAAGTATGGGCGGATGGAAATCCGAGCCAAGCTACCGAGCGAAACAGGCACCTGGCCTGCCATCTGGATGCTTGGAGCCGACCGCCTCTACGGAAACGGAGGATGGCCAGACAACGGTGAAATCGATATCATGGAGCACGTTGGCTACGAAGAAGACCCACTGTACCTCGACTTGGTCGGCAACCCGGAGGTTCCCAACATACACGGAACCGCCCACTTGGGAAGAACCTCCTTTATCAGGAGTGATGGGGGTGTAGGAAGCAATGGTGATGGCGACAGCACTTATCTCTCTGATGCCAGCACCGAATTTCACACCTATGCCATCAATTGGACGGAAGACCTGATTGAATGGGAAGTCGATGGCATCAAATACTTTTCCCTGGAGCTTCCGACTTTTCGTGTTCCTCCACCACAACCCCTGTATTACTATTGGCCTTTTGACCAAAGATTCTTCATGATTCTGAATGTTGCTGTTGGCGGAAGATGGGGCGGAAATTTTAGTACCGGCAGCTTTCCGAGCTCTCCCTATGGACGTGGAATCGATGATAATGGCGTTTGGCCGCAACGCATGGAAGTAGATTACGTCAGAGTTTACAAAAAAGATGAGCCGCCGGAAGCGACCCCTGTCCCCGGCCGGATCCTGGCGACGGATCTCGACCACAGTGACGGCATCCTGATCGTCCAATCCGGAGTGCCGGAACTCCCACACAATCTGGTTAACATTGATCCGGATGATTCTGCAGAATTCGCCATCACGGTCCCTCAAGCAGGCGCCTACATGGTTCATGCCACAGTCGCCACTCCCAATAACAGCAGGCTCCTCTCTCTCAGCGTTCCTGACTCAGGAGATTCTACACCCGCAATCGAGCTTCCCAACACTGGAAGCTATGATACTTGGCAGTCAGTCGAATTGGGCGAAATAAACTTGATGGAAGGCCTCAATACGTTAACTATGACTACATCAACTGGTGGGTTCACCATTGCTGCGTTTGATGTCAGTGAAGGTGAGGGATCGGTCTGGAAAGGTCTAAACATAGATGCATTTGGAAACGCTCAAACAAACTCATGGCTGGGGCAGATCAATATCAATGCAGCGCCATGGATTTATTCCTACCAGTTCGAAGACTACATCTTCATGCCGGTCGCTCTGGAAGACACCTTTAGCGCTGACAACCAGTGGATCTTCATTCCTCGCTAA
- a CDS encoding LacI family DNA-binding transcriptional regulator, producing the protein MNQKEIAERLGLSRTTVSRCFTNHPKINPETRARVFELAAEIGYAYSPPRNLTQKRPRAADSVAVVAGIPSNADRRVGTAREILAGISERLAAEKLTLNVNYVDPADFNLTPRARRILPGLRNANLLGFILLYPFREESVRNLISKFPTICVLNDFEEVDVDCVGVNQTLGIVRMVHHLVELGHRELGYLSWKYTVPTPWVERRFGAFVESLYRFHLPFHGDRVINVHREGQIEVPEVLQRAKKMISEGVTGIVCAADHQAYPLIKALREDGIRVPEDVSITGFDGEVPTEGLPQMTTIRTPFRDIGVSSVVSLLRRVTHPSAPRRHIMVAGRLIAGETTAPPRK; encoded by the coding sequence ATGAATCAGAAGGAAATTGCGGAGAGACTGGGATTATCCCGGACAACAGTATCACGATGTTTTACAAACCACCCGAAAATCAACCCGGAAACCCGGGCGCGGGTATTCGAGCTGGCAGCTGAAATCGGGTATGCGTATTCCCCGCCGAGAAATTTGACACAAAAGCGTCCGCGGGCAGCCGACTCGGTTGCGGTCGTAGCGGGCATTCCTTCAAACGCGGACCGTCGGGTGGGGACCGCGCGGGAGATTCTGGCGGGCATCAGTGAGCGTCTGGCGGCCGAAAAGTTGACCTTAAATGTGAATTACGTTGATCCTGCCGATTTCAATCTCACACCCCGGGCACGCCGGATCCTTCCCGGATTGAGAAATGCAAATCTACTAGGCTTTATCCTTCTCTATCCTTTCAGGGAGGAATCAGTAAGGAATCTAATCAGCAAGTTTCCGACAATTTGTGTATTGAATGATTTTGAGGAGGTTGACGTCGATTGTGTAGGGGTAAATCAGACCTTGGGGATAGTCCGGATGGTCCACCATCTGGTGGAATTGGGCCATCGGGAACTGGGTTATCTCAGCTGGAAGTACACGGTGCCCACCCCTTGGGTAGAAAGGCGGTTTGGGGCCTTTGTGGAGAGTTTATACCGTTTTCACCTGCCATTTCATGGTGACCGGGTGATCAATGTGCATCGCGAAGGGCAAATTGAGGTGCCGGAAGTTCTCCAGAGGGCGAAGAAAATGATCAGCGAAGGCGTGACCGGAATTGTTTGCGCTGCCGATCACCAGGCCTACCCCCTCATCAAGGCTCTCCGGGAAGATGGCATCCGCGTGCCGGAAGATGTTTCCATCACAGGATTTGACGGGGAAGTTCCCACTGAGGGATTACCCCAAATGACCACTATCCGGACGCCTTTCCGGGACATCGGTGTATCCAGCGTGGTTTCTCTTTTGAGGCGAGTGACACACCCATCAGCTCCCAGACGGCATATTATGGTCGCGGGTCGGCTGATTGCTGGAGAAACAACGGCCCCTCCCAGAAAATAA
- a CDS encoding VOC family protein gives MTTKFLHTRIRVSDLERSIDWYSRTCGFEVLKRNDKSPAGNQIVHLQLPGNAHTLELTYSPDYTVQVPEDLMHTCIGVDDIAEYCAKLEADGFEIWPGDWKEKAAANNFRMAFLTDPDGYELEILEN, from the coding sequence ATGACAACAAAATTCCTCCATACGCGAATTCGGGTCAGTGACCTCGAGCGCTCCATCGATTGGTATTCCCGAACTTGCGGATTTGAAGTGCTTAAACGCAACGACAAGTCACCAGCCGGTAACCAGATTGTTCATCTTCAATTACCCGGGAATGCCCACACGCTGGAGCTGACCTATTCCCCGGACTATACAGTACAAGTCCCGGAGGACCTCATGCATACTTGTATCGGTGTCGATGATATCGCCGAATACTGCGCAAAGCTGGAGGCCGACGGCTTTGAAATCTGGCCAGGAGACTGGAAAGAGAAAGCCGCTGCCAACAATTTCCGGATGGCTTTCCTTACCGATCCCGACGGGTACGAACTGGAAATTCTCGAGAACTGA
- a CDS encoding LacI family DNA-binding transcriptional regulator — MSRVNQHKIAEMLQLSQTTVSRSLANHPAINAETKALVLDTAAKLGYSQRIKRTNTSESTTQPSIWGVLIAMPKQFSGPSETFQQVLRGIADKSSLHESVLDVVYYDPAEKNSQKILRRVRSTGWKGVILIYPLDPVMAHEIANQVPCVSIIENYRHDLIDSVDVDQSEAIYTLIKQLHDQGHRKIGFMSWVYGVDTPWVMRRFGSYVEALFRLKLEFNQSTAINVHAGQELTPEECAQRVAEQVRNGDITAVVCAADHQAYALIEDLATEDIRVPEDLSVTGFDGVNPPHRQKQVATVLVPYEELGRSATHQLVRRIEQPTAPRRHILVDGDIQTGETISRATG; from the coding sequence ATGAGCCGAGTCAACCAGCACAAAATTGCCGAGATGCTACAGCTGTCACAAACGACAGTTTCCCGCTCTCTGGCGAACCACCCGGCCATTAACGCAGAGACAAAAGCCCTTGTTTTGGATACTGCGGCGAAACTTGGCTACAGCCAGCGTATCAAGCGGACAAACACATCAGAATCAACAACGCAGCCATCCATCTGGGGAGTTCTGATTGCCATGCCCAAACAATTCAGTGGTCCCTCGGAGACCTTCCAGCAAGTCCTTCGGGGCATTGCCGACAAGAGCTCCCTCCACGAATCTGTTCTGGACGTTGTCTATTATGATCCTGCCGAGAAAAACTCCCAGAAAATCCTTCGCAGAGTCCGTTCCACCGGATGGAAAGGGGTCATCCTGATTTATCCTCTTGATCCAGTCATGGCACATGAAATCGCCAACCAGGTGCCCTGCGTTTCCATCATTGAGAATTACCGGCACGATCTGATTGACAGCGTTGATGTGGATCAGAGCGAAGCCATTTATACGCTTATCAAACAACTGCATGACCAGGGGCACCGTAAGATCGGCTTTATGAGCTGGGTCTACGGTGTCGACACGCCGTGGGTCATGCGCAGATTTGGCAGCTATGTCGAAGCACTCTTCCGGTTGAAACTGGAATTCAATCAGTCCACTGCGATAAATGTTCACGCCGGACAGGAGCTAACGCCCGAAGAGTGCGCACAACGCGTTGCCGAACAAGTCCGAAACGGCGATATCACTGCTGTAGTATGCGCTGCAGACCATCAAGCATATGCCCTCATTGAAGACCTTGCCACTGAAGACATCCGTGTTCCGGAAGATCTTTCCGTGACTGGTTTTGATGGTGTCAATCCACCGCACCGGCAAAAACAGGTGGCCACTGTCCTGGTTCCTTATGAGGAATTAGGGCGATCCGCGACGCATCAGTTAGTTCGCCGTATCGAACAGCCCACCGCTCCCCGGAGACACATCCTCGTGGATGGTGATATCCAAACCGGGGAAACCATTTCAAGAGCAACTGGTTAG